From the genome of Lutzomyia longipalpis isolate SR_M1_2022 chromosome 2, ASM2433408v1, one region includes:
- the LOC129788899 gene encoding histone H2A, producing MSGRGKGGKVKSKAKTRSNRAGLQFPVGRIHRLLRKGNYAERVGAGAPVYLAAVMEYLAAEVLELAGNAARDNKKTRIIPRHLQLAIRNDEELNKLLSGVTIAQGGVLPNIQAVLLPKKTEKKA from the coding sequence ATGTCTGGCCGTGGAAAGGGAGGCAAAGTAAAGTCAAAGGCAAAGACACGCTCAAATCGTGCTGGGCTCCAATTCCCCGTGGGACGTATCCACCGTCTCCTGCGCAAGGGAAACTACGCTGAGAGAGTGGGTGCTGGTGCTCCAGTTTACCTGGCTGCCGTCATGGAGTACTTGGCTGCTGAAGTTCTCGAATTGGCGGGAAATGCTGCTCGTGACAACAAGAAGACCAGGATCATCCCGCGTCACCTTCAGCTAGCCATCCGTAATGACGAAGAGTTGAACAAATTGCTCTCTGGCGTAACAATTGCTCAGGGTGGTGTCCTTCCCAACATCCAGGCAGTGCTCCTGCCCAAGAAGACCGAGAAGAAAGCCTAA
- the LOC129788900 gene encoding histone H2B, producing MAPKTSGKAAKKAGKAQKNISKGDKKKKRKRKESYAIYIYKVLKQVHPDTGISSKAMSIMNSFVNDIFERIAAEASRLAHYNKRSTITSREIQTAVRLLLPGELAKHAVSEGTKAVTKYTSSK from the coding sequence ATGGCCCCGAAGACAAGTGGAAAAGCCGCCAAGAAGGCCGGGAAGGCCCAGAAAAACATCTCCAAGGGggataagaagaagaagcgtAAGCGCAAGGAGAGCTACGCCATCTACATTTACAAAGTTCTCAAGCAAGTTCATCCCGATACTGGGATCAGCAGCAAAGCTATGAGTATCATGAACAGCTTTgttaatgatatttttgagCGCATCGCCGCCGAAGCTTCTCGTCTGGCACATTACAACAAACGCTCCACAATCACAAGTCGTGAAATCCAGACAGCTGTGCGTCTCCTCCTGCCAGGAGAATTGGCCAAGCACGCCGTCAGTGAGGGCACAAAAGCCGTCACCAAGTATACCAGCTCCAAGTAA